The genomic stretch AAGGGTGCGGGGCCCAGGCGGGtgagcgggggcggggcggggccggggtggTCTGGGGCGCAGGCTCACTGCCTCCCGCGCAGGCTTCCTGCGGAACGTGGTGTCCGGGGAGCACTACCGCTTCGTGAGCATGTGGATGGCCCGCACGTCCTACCTGGCCGCCTTCGTCATCATGGTCATCTTCGTGAGTgccgcgggcggggcgggggccggaGGGCGTGGGGCGAGGCGGCTGCCCCAGGCCTCACGCTGTGCTGCTTGCAGACCCTGAGCGTGTCCATGCTGCTGCGCTACTCCCACCACCAGATCTTCGTCTTCATTGGTGAGTTTCCCCGCCGgccacctcccccaccctccaccccccaaccGGGCGCCTCACCCGGTCTGCCCGCCCGCCGCCCTCTGCCCGCAGTGGACCTGCTGCAGATGCTGGAGATGAACATGGCCATCGCCTTCCCCGCAGCGCCCCTGCTGACCGTCATCCTGGCCCTCGTGGGTGAGGACCCCGTGCCCCCacgccctgccccctgccctggcccgTCACCTACCCGTCCCCCCCGCAACCAGCAGTCTCCCATCTCCCCACAGGAATGGAGGCCATCATGTCTGAGTTCTTCAACGACACCACCACGGCCTTCTACATCATCCTCATCGTGTGGCTGGCCGACCAGTATGATGCCATCTGCTGCCACACCAACACCAGCAAGCGGCACTGGCTTCGGTGGGCACCGGGGTCCGTGTGGTCCGGGGTGGGGGCAGCCGGGTGGGCAGCGCCTCACTGTCCCCCTCGCAGGTTCTTCTACCTGTACCACTTCGCCTTCTACGCCTACCACTACCGCTTCAACGGGCAGTACAGCAGCCTGGCCCTCGTCACTTCCTGGCTCTTCATCCAGGTGAGGTGGCTGCCCTTGGCACTGGTGACCCCGGGGTCCATCCAGCCTGTTGGGGGTTCTGTGGAGGCTGCGTTCTGGCTCGGGCCTCGCCTGACCCGGTGCCTGCCCCCCAGCATTCCATGATCTACTTCTTCCACCACTACGAGCTGCCCGCCATTCTGCAGCAGATCCGCGTCCAGGAGATGCTGCTGCAGACGCCCCCTCTGGGCCCTGGCAGCCCCACGGCCCTGCCGGACGACCTGAACAACAACGGAGGCGCCCCGGCCGCCACGCCCGACTCTCCGGgccagccccctgccctgggccctggcttGCAGGGTGGTGGCGGAGGCCCTGGGCCCGTGGCTGAGGCACCCAGCTCCCTGGTGGCCGCGGCGGCCTCGGTAGCTGCAGCAGCCAGTGGTGACCTGGGCTGGATGGCAGAGACGGCCGCCATCATCACAGACGCCTCCTTCTTGTCGGGCCTGAGCGCCTCTCTCCTGGACCGGCGGCCGGCCAGCCCCCTGAGCCCCAGCGGGGCGCTCCCTCGGGCCCCCCAGGACAGTGCCCCCACAAGCGACTCCCCAGGGTCTGACACAGCCCCTCAGACCGCTGGGGTGAGTGGGCCCAGCCTTGCGTCCACGGCTCCAGTGGATGCGCCCTCGGAGGTCGGCTCCTGAGCCCTGGGCAGCTGACCACCTCTGTCCCTGGCCATCCAGGCCAGCTGGGTGTGACCTGGCTGTAGCCCTCCGGGGTCAGGGAGGCTGTCCCCAATGGCTCTGGGACTGCCCAGCCTGCCTTAGGTGGTATCGGAGTCCATCAGGTTTGCTTGGAGGCGGGCTTCGCTCCCCCAGGGCGTGGGGCCTGCCTGCAGCCTGTCCCTGTCTGTGGTGGGCCCCCTCAGCCAGTGAATTAAGACCGGCCGATGAGCCAGGGTGGGAGAAGGGACGGGGGCTCCATGGAAGGTTCTGCAAGGGGTTGGTGAAAGGTCTGGAGCGAGCTGTCCCAGGGCAAAACGGGCAAGCCTCTGAGCAAGGTGAAATGAGTGGGGCCGGCTCAGCTGGTGCTCCCTCGTGTGCAGTGCCTTTCCACCGCCATCCCACACGGCCAGGCTGGGGCCCCGGGAAGGCGAAGCTTGGGCCCAGGACGCGCCCAGGCACCAACATTGAAGGCGGCCACGGGGGGTGCCGGGGTCCCGCCCTGCTCGGGGTGAGGAGACGGCCGGTGGCCCAACCCAGTTACGCGGTGAGGAATGCAGAAGAGGGCTCATTCCACTCTATTTAATTGCAGTGTACAAAATGGTGTTTGTATATAGAATAAACTGTTGACAGCGTCCAGCCAGCGTTTGTCtgtgcggggagggggcggggtccCTCGAAGCCCCTGCTGCAGGTGGAGGAGGGCCTGGTCCCGCGTCACCGGGCGGCCACGGGTGCTTCCTCGGAGGCCTGGAGCAGGCTGCGCGGCCCGTCGCGGGTGCTGTCCCTGAGCTGGGCGAGGAGCTGCCCGCGCTGCACCAGCGCCTGGCGGAGCCTCTCACGTGTGCCCACGATGCGCTGCTCCAGCTGCTCTAGCTCCCCGGGGCGCGGGGCGCCAGGGAACAGCTCGGCGGGCGGGTGGCCGTTGGAGCAGAGCGAGACGGGGCCCCCGGGTGGCCCGGCTGCATCTGCATCCGCGTCTGGGGCATCCTCAACGGGAGCGGCAGCGGTGGCCACGGCTGGCTCCAGCAGGAAGTGCGTGCAACGCTCCCTCACCGAGGCCCGGCACACCCGTGTCCAGCCCCCCGGGGCCCGCGGGGGCGGCCAGAGTGTCCTGCTGCGGCTCCTCGGGACCCCTGGGGACGGATGAGGCTGGGCAGCTGTGTCCTACCCACAGTCCCACTCTGCCCTTTAGGGTCAGGGTTCCTGAGGAGGCCGTGGGTGGCGGGTGGTATGGATCCATTGGTCGGCTGGAGGGCGGAGATGGGAGTTGCTGGGGTGGAGAGCGGCCCCCAGGGCCCCTTACCTCGGCTCCGGCTCCTCCTGCCCCTTGGGCGGCTCTGTGTTGAGGGCGCGATGGATTCTCTAGGAGCCAAGACAGAAGTCGCGTCGGGGTCGGGTCAGCGGCAGGCCGTCCTGCGCGCGCTccgccctccctccacccccagcccccgctCCTCACCTGGCTCGTGTGCAGCCAGTACTCCATCTTGTTGCCCCTTCGGATGCGCGGCAGCGCCAGGCGGTAGAAGACGTGCTCGCCCAGCGAGCTGAGCAGAGCACTGCCCAGGCCCAGGCAGAGCAGCACGAAGAGTCCAGAGAAGTGGTAGATGCCCATCTGGAGGGTCTGTGGGCAGGACGCAGGCACAAAACCCCTCCTGGCCATGGCAGACCCTTGGGAAGCCCTGGCCTtggacgggggtgggggcagaggttGGGCCAGAGAGAAGGGCCTGGGGCTGTGGAGCTGGATTGGAAGGCTACGGCTCCATTTTCAGATGTGAGGTGTCATAGAAGAAAGGCCACTGGAACTGGGGTTTTGGAGGATGAATAGGGTGCAGAAAAGCAGGCAAACACACAGTCTTGGGAACGAGCAGGGGTTGGTCACCTTGGTGAAGGACCACACAGGCTCAGAGTCCCCCACGCCTACCCCTCCCTGCGTCCCGGGCCTGCCCTACCTCTGTAACGGCGAAGACCCGCTTGCCACAAGGCACCATCTTGTACCACTTGTCGTGCAGCAGGTCGATGAAGCCGGATGACTTGTAGCAGCTGATGAACTCGGACAGGTTGGAGGTGAGCGGCGAATTCCGGGGGAGTCCGATGCCATAGCCTGGGGGAGGCCGGGCGTTGGGTTGGGACTGGGCTGGACGCAGACCCACAGGAGCTGCGCCTGCCTGGAGCCCGCAGATCACTGGTCCCGGGGGCCGCTCACCCTCGATGGCGAAAGGCTTGCCCACGGTCAGCAGTCTGCAGTCGGCGTCGATGGACACCTCGTAGTCCAGGAGCGACTTGTCCATGATGAAGGCGTTgagcttgggggggggggggtcgctTCTGCCGGGGAGGGCGACGGGGTGAGCATCCCCGCCCgcctggccccgccccgcgcgccccccTCACGTCAGCATGGCGACGCCGTGGGGCGTGGTGGGCGCACTGTGGCGCCGCACGTGTGCGTACATCTCCGGGAAGCTCTTCTTGATGTAGGCCTCGGCGCTGCTTTCCCGCACGGTGCCGAAGCGGAAGCCCTGGGACGGGTGGTGCAGCTGCGGGCCAGCGCCCGGTCAGCGCCTGGGGTGGGGCCTTGATCCCGGCCcggctctcccccaccccccttccatCCGCCAGCCCGGAGCGCCCAGGCCCAGGGCTCTCAACCAGAGTCTCCCTTCGCCCGGCTCACGTGGGCCACGTCATCTCTGGGGGGCCGTCCTGGGCTCCGTGGGGTGTGGAGCAACATCCCTGGCCCCACCCCCTAGATGCCAGGAGCCCCCTGCCCTAGTCTGACAACCATAGATGTGCCAGGACATggcccagtgtcccctgggggcaggacCACCCAGTTGAAAATGTTCTAACACCCGCACGTCCATCTCCAGGCCCTTAACTCCACACTTCCGCCTCCGCCGCACCTTCTGCGTCTCTCCTTAGGGTCCCCCGGGAACCCCAAGCTCACCGCGTCCAAGACCCACTCCCGAGCCACCCCACACCTTCCCACCTCAGTcgctctccctcctctgcccgcCCCTGCGCCTCTCATCTCCACGTCCCGTCCACCTGCAGATCCTGTGGGCACTGCCCTCCGGACACCCTGGACCTTCCCGGTGCTCGCCCCTCCGCAGCCCCCACCCAAGGCCCCCATCCCCCATTCCTCCTGCACCAGCGCTGCCCCCTCAGCCCTGGGCTCTCCGGCCCACCCACTGTTTGTGCAACCTCCCTAAAGCAAACCATGAGTGGCTGCTGAGGCCACCTGACCAGGGCCTCCTTATCGGGGCTACAGCACTTCCGAAAAGACAGACCTGAGGCAAGCAGGGCCATCTAGAACTTTCTGGGGAAGGAAATGCTCTACACCTGTGCTGTTCTCAAGTGGCTGTTGAGTGCTTTcaattaaatcaatttaaaaagtagccacaggacttccctggtggtgcattggttaagaatccacctgccaatggaggggacatgggttcgatcccacatgccggggagcaactaagcccgtgcaccacaactactgagtccgcgtgcctagagcctgtgttccgcaacaagagaagccaccgcaatgagaagcctgcacgccgcaactagagaaagcctgcacgcagaaacgaagacccaatacagccaaaaaaaaaaaaaaaaaaaattgttttaaaaaattattttaaaaaagtagccACATGTGGAGAGTGGCTGGCCCACGGGACAGCAAGCATCTAGGTCTCATTACTGGTTTAACAGAGGACgctggggtgggggagcagcAGGGGACGAGAGCAGCTAGATCCAAACACTGGGAGATGCTGCAGGAGAAAAAACAACTTCTCCAACAAACAAATCGCTAGTGAACAAAAAGATGGAGTGTCAAGATGGCCCCATGGGGCCCTCCCGGGACAGACCCCCACccagtcctctgcctgcctcttgtctgtagaaaaactttagtctcctaggccttccccgagttccaaagaataaatttaatcaaagaagtgagaaaatgcagaaacaaaggaaaacagtcaaacaagacaaaataataataatagtttagctattaaagtcaaggacttttaattccttctcaagggctgtagataatattctgagccagtgaacttccctggcggtccagtgggtaagactcagtgcttccactgcagggggcatgggttcaatccctggttggggaactgagatcccgcaggCCAtgcggcatggcaaaaaaaaaaaaaaaaaattttgagccAGATCCTTTGAGCtcttttgcagatactgaaacccccaccaggtggaagaagttaactgcatgctgcccacaagcacatagaccccagaccggttggaaccagaaggttgatgatgttgactcccaattacttcaccaccaaccaatcagaagaacaTCCAGGAGCTaatcacacaccccacaacccccctccctcaccctgtctttaaaaacctttccccaggggcttccctggtggcgcagtggttgagaatctgcctgccaatgcaggggacacgggttcgagccctggtctgggaagatcccacatgccgcggagcgactgggcccgtgagccacaattactgagcctgcgcgtctggagcctgtgctccacaacaagagaggccgcgatagtgagaggcccgcgcaccgcgatgaagaatggcccccacttgccgcaactggagaaagccctcacacagaaacgaagacccaacacagccataaataaaaaaaaaataaaaaaataaaaaaaaacctttccccagtacttaaataaaaattaaaaaacaaacaaacaaaaataaaccttcCCCTGAAAGCCATCCAGGAGTTCAGGTCTTAAGCACTAGCTGTGCAGACTCCTTGCTTGGCGTCTGCAGTAAACACTGTGCTTTCCTTCACCAGGACCCTGTGTcggtagattggctttactgcctGCAGGTGAGTGGACCcgagtttggtttggtaacaaggAGGTTTCTACCTTCCTCTGGGTCTGTACATTTTGGATCCAGATTCAAACAAaccgtgaaaaaaaaaaaaaagacaactgagaAAAATGGCTGCCTGATGTTTAAGTTCCCAGAATACTCATGACAAAATGACAGGAGACCTGGGATTTCCCTCATGGTAATCCAGTGGCTATGGCTGGTGCATGGACGAAACTGGTCAGGAGTTGACTTTGGAGCCGGGCAATGGGTTCATTCATGGTGGGCCTTGCTCCCTACtctagaatattaaaattttttcattaaaagagaaaaatatgtaggCTGGGGCATGCCctgctctgcccacagccctccaggaCTCCTGGTGAAAGTTCTGTCTAAACGGGGCTTCTGTGGAGGCCCAGGTCCTCCCACATGTGCAGGCCCTGCATGACctgccccatccccctccctgctctcccctcccccctctcccccctcactcactctgctccagccacacacaggtctccttgctgttcctccaacCTGCCAAGCACAATCCtgtcccagggcctttgcacaggctgccTCCTCTGCTTACCATATTCCTCCCTGATATCTACATAAAAGTCCCTCACATATCACCTCTCCCAGAGGAATTCCTGACCCCCGTTTGAGAAATCATCCCTCCCCAGTGCTCCCTGTGTCCCCACCCTGTCTAATTTTCCTCCCTGGAACTTTATCACCAATTCACACACCATctactttgtttctctctcttgattCTCGCCAGCAGCCTCGCCTGTTTTGTCCCAGCTGAGTTCAACATGAGTTTGCGGGAGCAGATGGCCGCCCTCTACTGGGTGGGGACGGGGGGCGGGGGTGACCTCCAGGCTCTGACCCCTGAAACCCCACGGCCACACACCTTAGGGTCGTGGATCCCCGACAGCTCCTCAAAAGTCTTGTCCCCGACCATGACGGCGGCCAGGTTGGCCGTGTAGCTGGACAGCACAAGCAGGCAGAAGATGGCCCACAGGTTCATGAGGAGGCGGCCCGTGGGGCACTTGGGCGTCTTACTGGACACTGTGCGTCCAAAGAGGATGGCGTAGCAGAGGTTGAGAGCGGAGGAGTAGGAGAACACGGTGCCCAGGTTGCGGCCGCGGGGCGTGAGGCCGAAGGGGCTGCGCCACTCGTAGAGGGTGAGGAAGAGCGCAGTCAGGTGCAGCGCGGTGAAGACGCCCAGCCACATGGACCAGTGCAGCGGCCACATGAAGGCGCCGATGGGCGACGCCGTGTCCCATGCGCGCACCATGATGCCCAGGCTGGTGGAGAAGAAGGGGCTGGTGAAGTCCACCACCTGCGAGCGGGCTGAGTTGATGCTGAAGCTGGTGACGGCCATGTGCGCCCGGCCGGCCATCAGGTCGCCCACCAGGCCGGCCCAGCGGCCGTCGCGCAGCGCGCCGTACTTGCCGTCGCCCACGATGTACAGCTCGAAGTCGAAGGGCGCGTCCTCCGCCAGGCGCTCCAGCAGGTCGATGCAGTAGCCGTAGCAGCACCTGCGCAGCGCGCGGGGCGCCGAGCCGTCGGCCAGCGCGGCGAAGAGCGCGTCCAGGGCGGCCGAGTCGTTGGTGCCGGGGGCCAGGCACAGCTGCCCCTCCGGGCACCGACCGTCCTCGTCCGGCTCGCGGGCGAACACGAACGGGTGCTCCACCAGCGTCACCACGCGCAGCTTGGGCCGCGCCCAGGCgcccggcgggggtgggggccgcCCGGCCGCGCCCCCCCGCCTCTGACTCCAGCCGCCCGTCCTGCCACCGGCCCAGCGTTGCCCAGGCCGGGGCGCCCCGCGGGTCCCGGCGGAGGCTCCACACGCGGAAGCGCCGGGAGATGTGCACCTGCGAGGAGCCGGTCACCCACACCGGCCCCGTGTGGCCCCGGAAGGACGTGTTGGCCAGGAACCTGGTGGGGGTGGGCGGCATCAGGGCGGCGGAGGGATCCCTCTCCCGAGGTGAGACCTATCGCCCTGCCTCAGACACACCGGGCCACGGGGGATGCTGCTGTACCCCCCACTCCAGATCCCCTTCCCAGCCGGGGTACCCacgccctgggggctggggcgaCAGCCCAGCCCAAAGCCCAGCTGAGAGACCCAGGTGGGGCCTTCTTGCTGCGGGGTGCTGTCCCCGCTCTAGGGCTCCCCGGGTCAGGCAGAGCCTCACCTGttcctttctgttcctttccctcctttcccgCTTCTCCCaaaggcgcacacacacacacacacaccacacacacacacacaccacacacacaccacacacacacacacacccgccagCCCGCCAGCAGAATCTCCTTCTTGGGCTCTGCTTCCACCCAAGATGGACACAGCGCCTGGCATACAGCAAATGCCCGATAATGTCGCCTCTCACGCCGCACCGGCAGACGCGGCTTCCTGCAGCAGGGTCCCTGCTCACCGTTCCAAGAGGCGGCCGGAGGACTCGGGCCCGGGCAGCGGCAGGTCATTGCAGTTGACCGTGGCGGGGAGGAGGGCGCGCTCCGGCTGCACGCGGGCCGTGCTGCCCAGCGCGCAGGCCACTAGTTCCACCGCGTCGTGGATGGCGGCTTCCAGCGGGGGCCGAGCGACCTCGCCCAACGCCAGCAGCCCAGGTGGCAGGCCCTCGGTGGGGAGTGTGCCTCGGCGGGCAGCGGCATGCCCAGCAGCCAGCGGGGCCCGGGGGGTGCGGCCTGCAGCACCTGCCGGGCGCCAGCCTCGTTGCAACCCAGGAGTATGGCCACAGGGACTGGGGCCGTTCCCCCCGCGGGCACCCCCAGTGGGGCCAGGCGGGCCCGCAGCCCTGCATCACTTGGGTCTGGTCGGCTCAGGTCCACAGGAGCTTCGGAGCCCGGCCCGCCCAGCTTGTCCACAGGGCCACAAGGCCACCAGGGTCCCGCACGCGGCAGAGCACCAGGCCAACGTCCTCCCAGCTGTGCGCCTGCAGCAAGGACACCAGCACGTCCAGCAGAGTATCCAGGGGGCTGGCCCAGTCCAGCTGCAGGTGGAAGGGGTTCTGGCAAAGGGGTGGTCAGTTAGGGCTGGCAAACTCAGTGTCCCACCACACTCTTCCCACCCCGTCTGTACATGTTCAATAAACGCACGACACCTTGATAACTGGACCTTGTGCCTGCTTCTTCCCAGCCCCACACCTGCTCTAACCCCTTCTGTGGCTCCCCATCGCCATCAGCACAATGTCCGGCCCTGGCCTGACATTCAGGGCCTGTTCTCTTGGCTCCAGTCACCCTGAGGCTTTTTGCATTCCCCAGCtggaataccttttcccatcTACGACAGACAACTCCTAcacatccttcaaaacccagctccactacCCCACCTCTATTCAGACTTACCAGGCAAGCTAGGGACTGAGGGGCCCCCCTCCGTGCTCAGGGACCCAGAAAGTTCTCCTGAATTTGCTTTGAGCATGGGAAGGACGAGAGAGCTTTGCCAGACACCTAATGTAGGCAGGGTGTTGTCCGGGTGGGGACAGGGTGCTGAGTGCAGGGGGAAAGGCTGGGGGCTGCTGCTCAGTCTCCCGCGGGGCGGCGGGGCAAGCCAGTACCCCCCCAAAGCCTGACAGGTCCAACTGCAGAGGGTGCAGTTCCTGGATCCGGCTGCAGAGGGCGCCACAGGCATGGATTTGGGTCCTGCATCTCTCCCACCGGGAGGGGGTCAAGGACAGAGGGGGGTTAATGAGACCTGGGCCTCCTCTAGGGTCAGGGTCTCCCCGCCCTCAGGAGAAGGAAGGCCTGAGGGGGCTTCAAGGTGGGTTTGGAGAGAGGCAGGCCCCCTTCCAGACCCCATGTCCCAGTGTTGGGTCCCTCCCTGCTGGCCCTGGGAGGGGGTTCTTTCCCTGGGGCACAACAGGGTCCCCAGAGCTCTGCCAAtcacccttctctcctccttgtCCCATTCTCTACTTATTCGGACCCAAATTCCAGCCTGGGGGTGTaattaagaaaagagaataaactcCAAGGACGAACGAGGACAGGGTGGAGGAGGATGGAGGGTTTAGGAGAGACAGGGTGGCCCTGGGGACCTGAGAAGGCCATCAGGGAGGCTGTGGGGTGTGGGTAGCCTCGGCCTCGAGGGCCTCTGGTAGGATCCTGGCAGGAGGAAAGTCTCCAGCCGCAGCCCCTGAAACTGCAGCCCCTGGAGAGCGAGCAGGGAGACCCgcttccccatcccagccctgcgGCCCTGCTTGGTGGGAATCCGGAGGCGCCCTCTGACCTGACCGGGGAAGGGGGCCGCGCTCCTAGTGGGACTCCACCGCCAAAGCCCAGGGAAGCGTCCTGTGGGATCCGCCATCTGGGGTCCAGAGGCATCCCGCGGGGTTCCCGAGCCGCGGGGTTCCGTGGCTCTAGGTCCCTGCGCCCCTGGGCTCCCGCCTCCCATTCCGGGTCCCTGATCTCCGGGGACATCCGGGTTCAGGGGTCCAGGTTCCGCGAACCCGAGGGCCGTCCCTGGGCCTCTGTCATCCGGACTCCGAGTCTCCCCGCATCCGGACTCTTGCATTTAGTGTCCAGACTCTGAGGCCCGCGTGTCCCAAGGACTCAGCTATCCGGACCCCCGGGCCCCGCGCTCCAAGAGCGTCCCAGGGTCTCTCCCATCCCGACCCCGGGTCCCCGCACGTCCTGACCCCGGCGTCCGCGCGTACCGGGGAGCCGAGGGGAGCGCGGGCCTCCCGCCGCAGCACGCTGAGCACGGGGGTCTCGGTGGCCGCCGCCAAGGAAGTGCAGCTGCAGCAGCGCGGGCCGCGCCTCGGGGAAGGCTAGCACGGCCGCCACGCCCGGTGCCGCCAGCGCCTGGCACAGGCCGCGGGCCAGCAAGGCGGGGTCCCGGGCGGGGGGCGCGGCGACCACCAGCTCCAGGCTCAGGTTGTGCGGCAGCCGCGGCGCCAGGGCGGCCCGGGCCAGggcggcgcgggcgcgggcgcgggcggcgggcgcgCGGGGCAGGAGGGCGCCCAGGCGCACCGAGACCCCCAGGCGCGCCAGGACGCCGCACCGGTGCGGGTGGCCCCCGGCGGGCCCCGGCCCCAGCGCTAGCGCCAGGCCGAGCCACTGCGCCCGCACAAACTCCATCCTAAATTTGCCGGCGGGCGCCGCGGGGCGGAGCCGCGGGTGGCACCACGGGAGGCGGGATCTCGGCCGCCCCCGccgctccctccccgcccccgccgggCCGGCGCCTCCCTCCCTGCCCGAGACCGCCCACCTGCGTCCGCCCTCCCCCCTCCCGGTCCCGCAGTGCCAGGCAGCCCACTAGGGAGGCGTGGGTCTCACTACGCAGGGCGCGAAATTGAGGCTCAGATGGCCACAGCAGacgggggttggggtggggtgtggaatCGAACCACTGCTCCTCCTGGCTCTGTGcccactctacagatgaggaagccgaCGTTAGCAGCAGGGAGGGATTTTGCATCAAGACCGGTGCCCACACTCACCCCTGGatccctccctcatcccccctCCAGCCTGGCAACGGTTCCCATTTCTCAGTCAGGGAAACTAAGGCCCACAAGGGGTCAGTGTGCGTCCATAGTCACCCAGCCgcaccctcctcctccagggagcaGCGTCTACCCAGACCAACCCGTCCACGTGCTCTACCATCGTTGGCGCCCCAGAGAAACTGAAGCAGACTTGTCTGATGGGAACGTGTGGGGAAGGTCTCCTGCCCTCCAGCTGCGGGCAGACAACTTGAGCCAGAGAATTCCTCTTCACCCTTCAAGACCCAGTGCCAAATGCCCCTGCTGGAAAAACTTTCCTAGCTTGTCACCCAGAAAGATTCAGAACGCCCCCGTCATCCCTGCCTACATGAACTCCATCACACGCCATCGTCTTTTTAAAAGTCCCTTTATTTGCTTTATTCAGTGGCCAGCTCTGGGAGACAGGGGCGGGTCTGGCTCGTTAACTGCTGTCTCCAGTGcttgcacacagcaggcactctaTAATTGCTTGTTGCTTTGAGCAACTGCTCAGACAAGGACGCGTGGTTACATCACTCTCCGCTGCCCCGGAACCTTCCTTAGCTCCCCGCCGCCTACCAATCCCCCAGCCTCTTCCTACATTCTCTGGGCCTCCCCAAGACAAATGCCATGGAGACTTTCTTGTGGCCCTGGCCTGTGGGAGGCGCTCAATAACCACCGGTCAAGTAAGGGCCCAGGAGCACCCTGCGTGGAATTCTCCCATCCCAGGTGGGGGAGTGGAAAAAGCCAGGCTTCTCCCTAGACCCCGCAGGGCACAGGGGAGCAGCTGCGCATGGAACATTCCAGCTCTAAGGAACGCGTCTACACTCAGTTGATTTTTTTCACGCACAAGAAACCGTCTCCTTTTGGAGCCAGTGTTAGAGATGCAGGGGACAAACTCCATTAGATGAGGAAAAATGCAAGTACCGGCCAGCAGCATGAATGGAATTTTGAGATGACTAATGAGAGCTGGGTGGCTGGCTTCCAGGTGACAAGGCCACCTCATCCAGCCACCTGGCCAGGCATCCCAGGACAGGGAGGGTCATACCAGGGagcaccccccccccactgtTCTGGGTGAGGCGC from Balaenoptera musculus isolate JJ_BM4_2016_0621 chromosome 3, mBalMus1.pri.v3, whole genome shotgun sequence encodes the following:
- the TMEM259 gene encoding membralin isoform X2 yields the protein MSELAAPGAPGPGPNGGGGGGPAPPRGPRTPNLNPNPLINVRDRLFHALFFKMAVTYSRLFPPAFRRLFEFFVLLKALFVLFVLAYIHIVFSRSPINCLEHVRDKWPRDGILRVEVQHNSSRAPVFLQFCNGGGSFPGLAVEPGGLELEEEDEEEEELTMEMFGNSSIKFELDIEPKVFKPPGGPEALNDSQEFPFPETPTKAWPQDEYIVEYSLEYGFLRLSQATRQRLSIPVMVVTLDPMRDQCFGDRFSRLLLAEFLGYDDILMSSVKGLAENEENKGFLRNVVSGEHYRFVSMWMARTSYLAAFVIMVIFTLSVSMLLRYSHHQIFVFIDLLQMLEMNMAIAFPAAPLLTVILALVGMEAIMSEFFNDTTTAFYIILIVWLADQYDAICCHTNTSKRHWLRFFYLYHFAFYAYHYRFNGQYSSLALVTSWLFIQHSMIYFFHHYELPAILQQIRVQEMLLQTPPLGPGSPTALPDDLNNNGGAPAATPDSPGQPPALGPGLQGGGGGPGPVAEAPSSLVAAAASVAAAASGDLGWMAETAAIITDASFLSGLSASLLDRRPASPLSPSGALPRAPQDSAPTSDSPGSDTAPQTAGVSGPSLASTAPVDAPSEVGS
- the TMEM259 gene encoding membralin isoform X1 — encoded protein: MSELAAPGAPGPGPNGGGGGGPAPPRGPRTPNLNPNPLINVRDRLFHALFFKMAVTYSRLFPPAFRRLFEFFVLLKALFVLFVLAYIHIVFSRSPINCLEHVRDKWPRDGILRVEVQHNSSRAPVFLQFCNGGGSFPGLAVEPGGLELEEEDEEEEELTMEMFGNSSIKFELDIEPKVFKPPGGPEALNDSQEFPFPETPTKAWPQDEYIVEYSLEYGFLRLSQATRQRLSIPVMVVTLDPMRDQCFGDRFSRLLLAEFLGYDDILMSSVKGLAENEENKGFLRNVVSGEHYRFVSMWMARTSYLAAFVIMVIFTLSVSMLLRYSHHQIFVFIVDLLQMLEMNMAIAFPAAPLLTVILALVGMEAIMSEFFNDTTTAFYIILIVWLADQYDAICCHTNTSKRHWLRFFYLYHFAFYAYHYRFNGQYSSLALVTSWLFIQHSMIYFFHHYELPAILQQIRVQEMLLQTPPLGPGSPTALPDDLNNNGGAPAATPDSPGQPPALGPGLQGGGGGPGPVAEAPSSLVAAAASVAAAASGDLGWMAETAAIITDASFLSGLSASLLDRRPASPLSPSGALPRAPQDSAPTSDSPGSDTAPQTAGVSGPSLASTAPVDAPSEVGS
- the TMEM259 gene encoding membralin isoform X3, whose product is MSELAAPGAPGPGPNGGGGGGPAPPRGPRTPNLNPNPLINVRDRLFHALFFKMAVTYSRLFPPAFRRLFEFFVLLKALFVLFVLAYIHIVFSRSPINCLEHVRDKWPRDGILRVEVQHNSSRAPVFLQFCNGGGSFPGLAVEPGGLELEEEDEEEEELTMEMFGNSSIKFELDIEPKVFKPPGGPEALNDSQEFPFPETPTKAWPQDEYIVEYSLEYGFLRLSQATRQRLSIPVMVVTLDPMRDQCFGDRFSRLLLAEFLGYDDILMSSVKGLAENEENKGFLRNVVSGEHYRFVSMWMARTSYLAAFVIMVIFTLSVSMLLRYSHHQIFVFIGMEAIMSEFFNDTTTAFYIILIVWLADQYDAICCHTNTSKRHWLRFFYLYHFAFYAYHYRFNGQYSSLALVTSWLFIQHSMIYFFHHYELPAILQQIRVQEMLLQTPPLGPGSPTALPDDLNNNGGAPAATPDSPGQPPALGPGLQGGGGGPGPVAEAPSSLVAAAASVAAAASGDLGWMAETAAIITDASFLSGLSASLLDRRPASPLSPSGALPRAPQDSAPTSDSPGSDTAPQTAGVSGPSLASTAPVDAPSEVGS